DNA sequence from the Gymnogyps californianus isolate 813 unplaced genomic scaffold, ASM1813914v2 HiC_scaffold_76, whole genome shotgun sequence genome:
agtttctttttcatccttttctcccTCCGTATCTCTTGCTGCTGCCTATATGTAGACTCCTGGAAAATTTTCTCCACTTATTTTGCAGTCAGGACTGTCTTCTTCCAGCACGTTAATAGCCTGCAAGGCAAAGGGAGTCTTCTCCCAGAGAAGTGGGTTATTCAGCAGCCTCACAGGTATCAGAGAGTTGTATTTGTGCTGTTTGTTAAGAGGACTGACAAGGGAGGTGTAAGAGAGACTTATACCAAGGTTCattcagaaaattttctgtCAGTAATATAATAGCCCATGCTGAGCCATTCACAGCATCACTTAAGTTTTCCAAGGCATGTTTACCACAAGGCATGTCTGCAAAGATTATTCCAGGTTTAATAGAAAATTTATTCTGCAGCAGGTTCTGGATCCAGATGGCTTCTTCTACATCATTCTCAGCATGCAGAACCACAAACTTACAGAAAACATCCTCAATATTCTCATTACTGCTGCAAACTCCCAGAGCTGTGCTTGCAGGCTCCTTGATTTCAGCAGAGAGGCCGCACAATTCATTAATTTGCTTGGAGTCTCTCTGACCTGTACTCATGTTGTTAgcctttttgctgctgtctggTGAAGGAGTTTGTTTGGAGTTAGTACTGCCCATTACGAAACACTCACATGTTCAAAAATGATTTGCTGATGtgattatttttgaaataacacAAATTAGTTTGACTGGGGGAAGCTATTATTCATGCTAatgaaagaaggcagaaatgcTGAGAGAAAAGCTGATAGTTCCTTTTATAGAAGCTAGTAATTAAGATAccacactaaaaaaaccctgccaaaacccaaacacatgATTTTTAGCTTTACGCACAAAGAGCATGCAAGTACAACTCTTTCATGAGTGTATCGAATACTACGTATACCTCCAAACCAGAAAGATGACACTAAATTGCAtcaaagtcaggaaaaaagcaaaaatcaacaTATGATATCGTGTGCTCTTTTAAATGGACATGTCAAAAACATATCAAATCCTGCAAAATGTAGAATATAAATATGACTAAACAAATACAAAGCCATGGATAAACATATGCTTTATCAAAGTTCAAAATGTGTTCCACAAATGAGTTGAAGAAACACATGCGGACATATGGCAGAAGTGGGATCAGACCTAAAGGAATGAAAAGATTTTAGTTGGTTTAAATGGTAACTGGAGTAAGCCTACATGCTACAACGTAATATTATGCATGCAGTCTGTGAGAAGAGAGCATTGATTAAGGAACTCCAAGAACTTGCCTctgatcaaaatatttaattaatttacacATATAACAATTGAGAGAGGTGTAATGCCATATGAgtacagggagaaaaagaaaatcagagaaaagtGAAGTAATTTAGGGTAGCaaacttccattaaaaatttTGTTCACTGCAAACTTGGGATTCCTTCTTTGTTTTGACAAACAGAAACTAATTTTAACAAAGCAGGATGTGGTTTGCTGGTAGACATTATTAGACTGATATAGTTGGAAAAATTAGACAAGTTTTTGGGTGCACAAACCTGGAAATCAGGCTTGATTGCCTGAAAGTTTGGTAATTTCTTCTTAACATACCAGAtatttaataaaagatattacttCTTCCAGCAACCCATGTCCCATCTTTGCCCTTAGATCATCATGGCTATGACAAAATACCATTCTGACAAAGGCACAAAGCAATaacataatttaataataatgcAACAGTTCATTTTACTAATCAGATTAGCTGTTACCCTGTTAGATGTTTGCTTTGGAACATAACATCAAGAAAATGATGAGTTCACCAAGAACAAAACTGGCTCCAGTCCTGTCAACTGACATTTATAAACCAAAATTCAAAAGGCTATTTTCTATATCATTTAAGTGCTCCCTGTTTATGAACATACTCAAGAAgcttaaaactttcttttgttccttggtgtattgggtctagc
Encoded proteins:
- the TICAM2 gene encoding LOW QUALITY PROTEIN: TIR domain-containing adapter molecule 2 (The sequence of the model RefSeq protein was modified relative to this genomic sequence to represent the inferred CDS: inserted 4 bases in 2 codons), translating into MGSTNSKQTPSPDSSKKANNMSTGQRDSKQINELCGLSAEIKEPASTALGVCSSNENIEDVFCKFVVLHAENDVEEAIWIQNLLQNKFSIKPGIIFADMPCGKHALENLSDAVNGSAWAIILLTENFLNEPWYKXLSYTSLVSPLNKQHKYNSLIPVRLLNNPLLWEKTPFALQAINVLEEDSPDCKIXVEKIFQESTYRQQQEIRREKRMKKKLEHL